One window of the Allosaccharopolyspora coralli genome contains the following:
- a CDS encoding YbaK/EbsC family protein gives MDQVAQDVAERLRGWGATGEIVEFEDTVPTAAVAAQRLGCEVGAIANSLVFRVGDEPLLIITSGAHRADTQRVAARLEIGPIKRADPEFVLACTGQPVGGVAPVGHPQPIRTVVDSALTGYPTVWAGGGTKHTMFPTSHDELVRLTGGLSTEVAQEASG, from the coding sequence ATGGACCAAGTCGCACAAGACGTGGCCGAGCGGCTACGCGGGTGGGGAGCGACCGGCGAGATCGTCGAGTTCGAGGACACCGTCCCGACGGCGGCCGTGGCAGCTCAGCGGCTCGGCTGCGAGGTCGGGGCGATCGCGAACAGTCTCGTGTTCCGAGTCGGTGACGAACCGTTGCTCATCATCACCAGCGGCGCGCACCGTGCGGACACGCAGCGAGTGGCCGCACGACTGGAGATCGGACCGATCAAGCGGGCGGACCCCGAGTTCGTTCTCGCATGTACGGGACAGCCCGTGGGCGGAGTCGCGCCGGTCGGCCACCCGCAACCGATCCGCACGGTCGTGGACAGCGCGCTCACCGGTTACCCCACGGTGTGGGCGGGCGGCGGAACGAAGCACACCATGTTCCCCACCTCCCACGACGAGCTCGTCCGACTGACCGGCGGGCTCTCCACCGAAGTCGCGCAGGAAGCGTCCGGCTGA
- a CDS encoding CsbD family protein — translation MGVFDKAKQQAQQLTGKAKEAAGKASGDESTENAGKRDQFEGKAKEVGQDMKDKATGAAESAKERFGGNRSGGGQS, via the coding sequence ATGGGTGTGTTCGACAAGGCCAAGCAGCAGGCACAGCAGCTCACCGGCAAGGCGAAAGAAGCCGCCGGCAAGGCGAGTGGTGACGAGAGCACCGAGAACGCGGGCAAGCGGGACCAGTTCGAAGGCAAGGCCAAGGAGGTCGGCCAGGACATGAAGGACAAGGCCACCGGAGCCGCTGAGTCGGCGAAGGAGCGCTTCGGCGGCAACCGGTCGGGTGGCGGCCAGTCCTGA
- a CDS encoding nucleoside deaminase — translation MTSPAGSDQELVRAALEVAPAALSTSDVPVGAVVVAPDGSMLATAHNEREGRGDPTAHAEILALRAAAARFGDGWRLEGCTLAVTVEPCTMCAGALVLSRVARVVFGVWEPRTGAAGSLWDVVRDRRLNHRPEVVGGVLADDCAALLDTFFSGHRE, via the coding sequence GTGACCAGTCCGGCCGGTTCGGACCAGGAGCTGGTGCGGGCCGCGCTCGAGGTCGCGCCCGCCGCACTGTCCACTTCAGACGTTCCCGTCGGTGCGGTCGTCGTCGCACCGGACGGCTCGATGCTGGCCACCGCCCACAACGAGCGGGAGGGGCGGGGCGACCCGACGGCGCACGCCGAGATCCTCGCGCTGCGAGCGGCGGCTGCTCGGTTCGGGGACGGCTGGCGCCTGGAGGGCTGCACGCTCGCCGTCACAGTCGAACCCTGCACCATGTGCGCGGGTGCGCTGGTGTTGTCCCGGGTCGCACGTGTCGTGTTCGGCGTGTGGGAGCCGCGCACGGGCGCAGCCGGCTCGCTGTGGGACGTCGTCCGGGACCGGCGGTTGAACCACCGGCCCGAGGTCGTGGGTGGGGTGCTGGCCGACGACTGTGCCGCGCTGCTGGACACGTTCTTCTCCGGCCATCGTGAGTGA
- a CDS encoding 2-keto-3-deoxygluconate permease, which translates to MCGLLVAFLTPEGSLWSLLPLAIIAAMSNSNGSLYVALTSEFGVSPRPSPARAGRFAVESAPRST; encoded by the coding sequence GTGTGTGGTCTCCTGGTCGCGTTCCTCACCCCGGAGGGGAGTCTATGGAGTCTCCTGCCGCTCGCGATCATCGCTGCCATGTCGAACTCCAACGGATCACTCTACGTTGCACTCACCAGCGAGTTCGGAGTATCACCACGCCCTTCTCCAGCGAGGGCAGGGCGGTTCGCAGTTGAATCTGCGCCCCGATCGACATGA
- a CDS encoding 2-keto-3-deoxygluconate permease yields the protein MVNTVAPEALMIGSFTTALFKEGAPVLIGLFFMSIGAQIQLRTALPSLEKGVVILRTRW from the coding sequence ATCGTCAACACCGTCGCCCCCGAAGCCTTGATGATCGGCAGCTTCACGACGGCACTGTTCAAAGAAGGCGCACCCGTTCTCATCGGCCTCTTCTTCATGTCGATCGGGGCGCAGATTCAACTGCGAACCGCCCTGCCCTCGCTGGAGAAGGGCGTGGTGATACTCCGAACTCGCTGGTGA
- a CDS encoding SDR family oxidoreductase — translation MLLTGATGTVSTALRRELEGTDVHVRALVRDQSRADEFREQDVEAVLGDLEDPHTLPAAFAGVDDLWLLTPNGPRAPENNMNALWAARRAGVERVVRLSAIGAAHDAPNRSGRLHALSDRETEHSGLQWTILRPHWFMQNLLNEAGDIAAADTFSLNMASARLGMIDARDIAACAARVLTDNADRHHGQTYTLTGPRSLTFDEVADELSRALGRTIAYLPVSDEVKRKTLLGYGVPQWIVDMLEEYAQAYVTGWGDTVTESVMNLVGRSPRTISDFAHDHAKMFVRPTS, via the coding sequence GTGCTGCTCACCGGAGCCACCGGAACTGTGTCCACCGCTTTGCGGCGCGAACTCGAAGGAACAGACGTGCATGTGCGCGCGCTGGTACGCGACCAGAGTCGCGCCGACGAGTTTCGGGAACAGGACGTCGAGGCCGTCCTCGGTGACTTGGAGGATCCGCACACGCTCCCGGCTGCCTTCGCGGGAGTAGACGACTTGTGGCTGCTGACTCCGAATGGCCCACGCGCGCCGGAAAACAACATGAACGCGCTGTGGGCTGCCCGTCGAGCCGGTGTCGAACGCGTGGTGCGTCTGTCAGCCATCGGTGCGGCGCACGACGCCCCGAACCGCAGCGGACGCTTGCACGCGCTCTCGGACCGGGAAACCGAACACAGCGGATTGCAGTGGACGATCCTGCGGCCGCACTGGTTCATGCAGAACCTGCTCAACGAGGCCGGAGACATCGCTGCCGCCGACACGTTCTCACTGAACATGGCTTCCGCGCGGCTGGGCATGATTGATGCACGTGACATCGCCGCCTGCGCCGCCCGCGTTCTCACGGACAACGCGGACCGACACCACGGCCAGACCTATACCCTCACCGGCCCGCGTTCGCTGACCTTCGATGAGGTTGCCGACGAGCTGAGCCGCGCACTCGGCAGAACGATCGCTTACCTGCCGGTCAGCGACGAGGTCAAACGTAAGACACTGCTCGGCTACGGAGTTCCACAGTGGATTGTCGACATGCTTGAGGAATACGCCCAGGCCTATGTCACCGGTTGGGGCGATACCGTGACGGAGTCCGTCATGAACCTCGTTGGCCGGTCTCCACGCACAATCTCAGATTTCGCGCACGACCACGCCAAGATGTTCGTACGGCCAACGTCCTGA
- a CDS encoding EamA family transporter, translating into MTALTALAPASWGTTYLVTTELLPPGYPLLSTVIRCLPAALVLLVITRKLPHGSWLWRALVLGTLNIGAFNALLFVAAYRLPGGVAATLTSVQPLLVVGLAFLLLGERPTRWRLGWGLVGVVGVGLIVLRGEVSFDLFGIVAGIAAACSMATCVVLTRRWGRPDGVDAKAMAGWQLATGSLVLVPFALAFEGVPPTVGLPAVAGYAWLCVVGALLSYPIWFNGIATLPVVAVSFLPLLSPAVATILGWLLLGEALTPWQGLGFALALTAITAAQLPPRSLRSSAVRAGSTPNTQGE; encoded by the coding sequence GTGACAGCGCTGACCGCGCTCGCGCCCGCCAGTTGGGGAACGACGTACCTGGTCACGACCGAACTACTACCGCCCGGCTACCCGCTGTTGTCGACGGTGATCCGATGTCTGCCCGCAGCGCTTGTGCTGCTGGTGATCACTCGGAAACTGCCGCACGGGAGCTGGCTGTGGCGCGCGCTCGTTCTCGGCACGCTCAACATCGGCGCGTTCAACGCTCTGCTGTTCGTGGCTGCCTATCGGTTGCCGGGTGGTGTCGCGGCGACTTTGACGTCCGTGCAGCCGTTGCTGGTCGTGGGCTTGGCCTTCCTGCTGCTGGGTGAGAGGCCCACACGATGGCGGCTGGGCTGGGGGCTGGTTGGCGTCGTCGGTGTCGGGTTGATCGTGTTGCGCGGTGAGGTCTCGTTCGATCTGTTCGGCATCGTGGCGGGCATCGCCGCCGCATGCTCGATGGCCACGTGCGTGGTTCTGACCCGGCGGTGGGGGCGCCCTGACGGCGTTGACGCGAAGGCCATGGCCGGCTGGCAGCTCGCGACCGGCAGTCTTGTTCTGGTCCCCTTCGCGCTCGCTTTCGAAGGAGTTCCGCCCACCGTTGGCCTTCCTGCTGTTGCCGGTTACGCGTGGCTGTGCGTGGTCGGGGCCCTGTTGTCGTATCCGATCTGGTTCAACGGCATCGCCACGCTGCCGGTCGTCGCCGTTTCTTTTCTTCCCCTCCTGTCCCCGGCGGTTGCCACGATCCTGGGCTGGCTGCTGCTCGGCGAGGCTTTGACCCCCTGGCAGGGACTCGGTTTCGCGCTTGCGCTCACCGCCATCACCGCGGCGCAACTGCCCCCGCGCAGTCTGCGTTCGTCCGCTGTTCGTGCAGGTTCCACCCCCAACACACAAGGAGAATGA
- a CDS encoding TetR/AcrR family transcriptional regulator, with product MDRNERADRILDAAGDLLTRMGYRKVTIDDIARRAGIGKGTVYLHWRTKRQLFDALLIRESIRSSTAIVELLRDDPAQARPHRFLRDLFTAVREQPLLEAIFTGDPELLGTLADASQHKRALVHADELYPLLRRHRLVRAEIPNLQLAIEATITGFLLAPNVNTTLAELPLTTRQDALADTIRHAFEPDTPPTPDQLRVAAAELVALFETSLAAYRDEVYPPGSAG from the coding sequence GTGGACCGCAACGAACGAGCAGATCGCATCCTCGACGCTGCCGGCGACCTGCTGACCCGGATGGGCTACCGCAAGGTCACCATCGACGACATCGCCCGCCGAGCCGGTATCGGCAAAGGCACCGTCTACCTGCACTGGCGCACGAAGCGGCAGTTGTTCGACGCGCTGTTGATCCGGGAAAGCATCCGCAGTAGCACCGCGATCGTCGAACTGCTTCGGGACGATCCCGCACAGGCGAGGCCGCACCGGTTCCTGCGCGACCTCTTCACCGCCGTGCGGGAGCAGCCACTCCTGGAAGCGATCTTCACCGGTGATCCCGAGCTGCTCGGCACGCTCGCCGACGCGAGTCAGCACAAGCGCGCGCTCGTCCACGCCGACGAGCTCTACCCACTGTTGCGCCGACACCGTCTGGTACGCGCGGAGATACCGAACCTCCAGCTCGCGATCGAGGCGACGATCACCGGCTTCCTGCTCGCCCCGAACGTCAACACGACCCTGGCGGAGCTGCCGCTCACGACGCGGCAGGACGCGCTCGCCGACACGATTCGGCATGCCTTCGAGCCCGACACACCACCGACGCCGGACCAGCTCCGGGTCGCAGCCGCCGAGCTTGTCGCCCTGTTCGAGACCTCGCTCGCCGCGTACCGCGACGAGGTCTACCCGCCCGGCTCCGCGGGTTGA
- a CDS encoding alpha-hydroxy acid oxidase: MSTRQIPRWSELKPLLRPKPVELDRTRRRLSNAHTIADLREAARRRTPKAPFDYTDGAAEDETSLRRARQAFRQLEFNPSVLRDVSTVDLSVQLLGEPSALPFAFAPTGFTRMMQHEGERAVSRVAERTGIPYTLSTMGTTSIEDVAAAAPDARKWFQLYIWKDRQASKDLVVRALDSGYDTLMLTVDTPVAGARHRDARNGLTIPPALSARTFFDGAMHPAWTFNLLTTEPLSFASLSSWNGTVAELINKMFDPTVTFADLEWLREIWPHKLIVKGLQNTTDARDAVAAGADAVVLSNHGGRQLDRAPTPLQLLPKVVDELQGRGEVLLDTGILSGADIIAALAHGANGCLVGRAFLYGLMAGGERGVDRTVEILSSEITRTMQLLGVSRTADLRPEHVTLPS, encoded by the coding sequence GTGAGTACGCGACAGATCCCCCGCTGGTCCGAGCTCAAACCCCTCTTGCGGCCCAAACCGGTGGAACTCGACCGCACCCGCCGCCGGCTCTCCAACGCACACACGATCGCCGACCTGCGAGAGGCTGCCCGGCGCCGCACACCGAAGGCACCGTTCGACTACACGGACGGAGCCGCCGAGGACGAAACCAGCCTGCGTCGTGCGCGGCAGGCCTTTCGGCAGCTCGAGTTCAATCCCTCGGTGCTGCGTGACGTCTCCACTGTGGACCTCTCCGTGCAACTGCTGGGCGAACCGTCCGCGTTGCCGTTTGCGTTCGCCCCGACCGGATTCACGCGGATGATGCAACACGAGGGCGAACGAGCCGTGTCCCGCGTCGCCGAGCGGACCGGCATTCCGTACACGCTGTCCACAATGGGCACCACTTCCATCGAGGACGTGGCCGCTGCGGCGCCGGACGCACGGAAGTGGTTCCAGCTCTACATCTGGAAGGACCGCCAGGCCAGCAAGGATCTCGTGGTCCGCGCGCTGGACAGCGGCTACGACACACTGATGCTCACTGTCGACACGCCGGTCGCAGGCGCACGGCACCGAGACGCACGCAACGGGCTGACGATCCCGCCCGCGCTCTCCGCCCGCACTTTCTTCGACGGCGCGATGCATCCGGCGTGGACGTTCAACCTGCTGACCACCGAGCCGCTCTCGTTCGCCTCGCTGTCCTCGTGGAACGGCACCGTGGCCGAGCTCATCAACAAGATGTTCGACCCCACGGTGACGTTCGCCGACCTGGAATGGCTGCGGGAGATCTGGCCGCACAAGCTGATCGTGAAGGGCCTGCAGAACACCACCGACGCGCGTGACGCGGTCGCCGCGGGCGCGGACGCCGTGGTGCTGTCCAATCACGGCGGCAGGCAGCTCGACCGCGCGCCCACCCCACTGCAGCTGCTCCCGAAGGTCGTCGACGAACTCCAGGGCCGGGGCGAAGTCCTGCTCGACACCGGAATCCTCAGCGGCGCCGACATCATCGCCGCGCTCGCGCACGGCGCGAACGGATGCCTCGTCGGGCGAGCCTTCCTCTACGGACTGATGGCGGGCGGCGAGCGGGGAGTCGACCGCACCGTCGAGATCCTCAGCTCGGAGATCACCCGCACGATGCAGCTGCTCGGCGTCAGCCGCACGGCCGACCTCCGGCCGGAGCACGTCACACTGCCCAGCTGA
- a CDS encoding FadR/GntR family transcriptional regulator, producing the protein MAGFDAGHAPEGGSSWRPVTRSRTYELVIDRIEEQIVSGQLQVGDRLPPERDLAQMLGVSRAAVREALRALEAQGVLRMSVGTGPDSGTTVAALPSEALNRLLRLHVALANFPIQHVVDARVMLERESARHAADRATEADLKEMRELLAAMDDPDCDRERFNELDTEFHVAIAEAGGNRLVADMTTAIRESMRRPLLDAFRELGDAWAPIADGLRNDHHSICEALEARDGATAQQRMEDHIRDFYRNGWGAYVSAEAAQ; encoded by the coding sequence ATGGCGGGATTCGACGCCGGCCACGCTCCGGAAGGCGGCAGCTCGTGGCGCCCGGTGACGCGCTCGCGAACCTACGAGTTGGTCATCGACCGCATCGAGGAGCAGATCGTCAGCGGGCAGCTGCAAGTCGGTGACCGCCTTCCTCCCGAACGCGATCTCGCGCAGATGCTGGGGGTGAGCCGAGCCGCGGTCCGCGAAGCCCTTCGCGCGCTCGAGGCTCAGGGTGTTCTGCGGATGTCGGTCGGGACCGGTCCCGACTCGGGAACGACGGTCGCTGCGCTGCCCAGCGAGGCGCTGAACCGGCTGCTGCGCCTGCACGTGGCCCTCGCGAACTTCCCGATCCAGCACGTCGTCGACGCGCGGGTGATGCTCGAGCGCGAAAGCGCCCGCCACGCCGCGGACCGGGCGACGGAGGCCGATCTCAAGGAGATGCGCGAACTACTCGCGGCCATGGACGACCCGGACTGTGACCGCGAACGATTCAACGAGCTGGACACGGAGTTCCACGTCGCGATCGCCGAAGCAGGCGGCAACCGCCTCGTCGCCGACATGACGACCGCGATCCGCGAGTCCATGCGCCGCCCGCTGCTGGACGCCTTCCGCGAACTCGGCGACGCGTGGGCGCCGATCGCCGACGGGCTCAGGAACGATCATCACTCGATCTGCGAGGCCTTGGAGGCACGCGACGGCGCCACCGCGCAGCAACGCATGGAAGACCACATTCGCGACTTCTACCGCAACGGTTGGGGAGCGTACGTCTCCGCCGAGGCGGCACAGTAA
- a CDS encoding tRNA adenosine deaminase-associated protein, whose amino-acid sequence MTVQEPVPGFAVAVVREDGKWRCSAMDSSVMTSVDAAITELRGLRSTGAVFGMCNVDDEFFVLVRPTPGDADLLVSDAAAALDYDIAADVLDLLRVETPDEDDDELWPEGNLAILSDLGLPEGELLVIIEEVDLYPDEQLEMIAQRCGFGEQFAGLMEKLDQ is encoded by the coding sequence ATGACGGTGCAGGAGCCGGTGCCGGGCTTCGCCGTTGCCGTGGTGCGTGAGGACGGCAAATGGCGATGCAGCGCGATGGACAGCTCGGTGATGACGAGTGTGGACGCGGCGATCACGGAGCTGCGCGGGTTGCGATCCACCGGCGCCGTTTTCGGCATGTGCAATGTGGACGACGAGTTCTTCGTGCTGGTCCGGCCGACGCCGGGTGACGCGGATCTACTGGTCTCCGACGCCGCTGCCGCCCTCGACTACGACATCGCCGCCGACGTCCTCGACCTGCTGCGGGTGGAGACCCCGGACGAGGACGACGACGAATTGTGGCCGGAGGGCAACCTCGCGATCCTCTCCGATCTCGGACTGCCCGAGGGGGAGCTGCTGGTGATCATCGAGGAGGTCGACCTCTACCCGGACGAGCAGCTCGAGATGATCGCCCAGCGCTGCGGGTTCGGTGAGCAGTTCGCCGGGCTGATGGAGAAGCTGGACCAGTGA
- a CDS encoding antitoxin, whose translation MGFGDFKDKAQNMGKEHGDKISQGMDKIGEKAKEKFGHEDKIDQAMEKGKDMFGGGSQGEEGQEGQQDRDQQQ comes from the coding sequence ATGGGATTCGGCGACTTCAAGGACAAAGCCCAGAACATGGGCAAGGAACACGGCGACAAGATCAGCCAGGGCATGGACAAGATCGGTGAGAAGGCCAAGGAGAAGTTCGGCCACGAGGACAAGATCGACCAGGCCATGGAGAAGGGCAAGGACATGTTCGGCGGCGGCTCGCAGGGCGAGGAGGGCCAAGAGGGCCAGCAGGACCGAGACCAGCAGCAGTAA
- a CDS encoding L-lactate permease: protein MYTPELAPLGGSLALSAVLAALPLATVFVLLGVFRVKAHWAALSGLATALAVAVAAYGMPVHMALSSASQGAAFGLLPIMWIVLTAIWLHQLTVTSGHFEDLRTCFGMISPDPRIQAVVIAFCFGGLLEALAGFGAPVAITGMMLVAVGFPPLRAAVTVLLANTAPVAFGALGTPIITAGELTGIPYEHIGAVVGRQTPLLAFLVPFLLVLVVDGRRGAREAWPAALVTGAGFAIAQFASANFVSVQLTDIVSSLAGALALVVFLRFWQPRGGEAARQRLVSDATPETPQDAGASHDTGEPQATGASQDTGGVATMTPGRERLGAARITRALFPYLLVVVVFSVVKLWEPLGDALESTDVEIPWPGLYGALTEASGEPSDTTEFSLAWLSTPGSLLLLCGFGVAAGYRMPLRTALSDLASTARSLRLPALAVVGVLALAYVMNQSGQTTTIGTAIAGAGAAFAFLSPVLGWIGVAVTGSDTSANALFAGLQQVAAEKVGLDPALLVAANTSGGVMGKMISPQNLTIAATAVGLVNQEARLLRTTLKWSIGLLLTLCVLVFLQSTVLAWMLP, encoded by the coding sequence GTGTACACACCGGAGTTAGCCCCGCTCGGCGGAAGCCTGGCGCTGTCAGCGGTGCTCGCCGCTCTCCCCCTCGCCACTGTGTTCGTGCTGCTCGGAGTGTTCCGCGTCAAGGCACACTGGGCCGCCCTGTCCGGCCTGGCGACCGCCCTGGCCGTGGCGGTGGCCGCCTACGGCATGCCGGTGCACATGGCGCTGTCGTCGGCGAGCCAAGGTGCCGCGTTCGGCCTGCTGCCGATCATGTGGATCGTGCTCACCGCGATCTGGCTGCACCAGCTGACCGTGACCAGCGGGCACTTCGAGGACCTGCGGACGTGCTTCGGCATGATCTCTCCGGACCCCCGGATTCAGGCCGTGGTCATCGCGTTCTGCTTCGGCGGCCTGCTCGAAGCGCTCGCCGGTTTCGGCGCGCCGGTGGCGATCACCGGCATGATGCTGGTCGCTGTCGGTTTCCCGCCACTGCGCGCCGCGGTCACGGTCCTGCTCGCCAACACCGCGCCCGTCGCGTTCGGCGCGCTGGGTACCCCGATCATCACCGCCGGTGAGCTGACCGGAATCCCGTACGAGCACATCGGCGCCGTGGTCGGCAGGCAGACGCCGCTTCTGGCGTTCCTCGTCCCGTTCCTGCTCGTGCTCGTCGTCGACGGACGGCGCGGTGCGCGCGAGGCGTGGCCCGCGGCTCTGGTGACCGGTGCCGGTTTCGCCATCGCCCAGTTCGCCTCGGCGAACTTCGTGTCGGTGCAGCTCACCGACATCGTCTCGTCGCTGGCCGGCGCGCTCGCGCTGGTGGTCTTCCTCCGCTTCTGGCAGCCACGCGGCGGCGAGGCCGCGCGTCAGCGCCTCGTGTCCGACGCGACGCCCGAGACACCGCAAGACGCCGGAGCATCGCACGACACCGGCGAACCGCAGGCCACCGGAGCGTCGCAGGACACCGGCGGCGTTGCCACGATGACGCCCGGCCGGGAACGGCTCGGCGCAGCGCGGATCACTCGAGCACTGTTCCCGTATCTCCTGGTCGTCGTCGTGTTCTCGGTGGTCAAACTGTGGGAGCCGCTCGGCGACGCCCTGGAAAGCACGGACGTGGAGATCCCGTGGCCGGGCCTGTACGGAGCATTGACGGAGGCCTCGGGTGAGCCCTCCGACACCACGGAGTTCAGCCTGGCCTGGTTGTCCACACCGGGAAGCCTGCTGCTGCTCTGCGGGTTCGGCGTCGCCGCCGGGTATCGCATGCCGCTGCGTACGGCATTGTCCGATCTGGCAAGCACAGCCCGATCGCTGCGGTTGCCCGCCCTCGCCGTCGTCGGCGTGCTCGCCCTGGCGTACGTGATGAACCAGTCCGGGCAGACGACGACCATCGGCACCGCGATCGCGGGCGCAGGCGCGGCGTTCGCCTTCCTGTCCCCGGTCCTCGGATGGATCGGTGTAGCGGTGACCGGCTCGGACACCAGCGCGAACGCGCTGTTCGCCGGGCTGCAGCAAGTCGCCGCCGAGAAGGTCGGCCTCGATCCGGCCCTGTTGGTCGCCGCCAACACCTCCGGCGGCGTGATGGGAAAGATGATCAGCCCGCAGAACCTGACCATCGCGGCCACCGCGGTCGGCCTCGTCAACCAGGAAGCACGACTACTGCGCACGACACTGAAATGGAGCATCGGCCTGCTGCTGACTCTCTGCGTCCTCGTCTTCCTCCAGTCCACCGTCCTGGCCTGGATGCTGCCGTAG
- a CDS encoding prephenate dehydrogenase produces MRAVCVIGLGLIGGSVLRAASAAGRDVWGATASDEDAEAARAAGYRVESTEDALDRAAAEDALVVVATPVTAVRDVLRLVAWHAPEAWLTDVVSVKDPVAAEVRGLLPEVRYAGGHPMAGATESGWEASSAELFTGAPWAVTLDEETGLAAWREAAALALDCGAHVVPASSGAHDDAVARISHLPHVLAAVLAAAAGTGGPLALSLAAGSFRDGTRVSASDPELVRSMTEANRGALIDAVDDALGRLGAARGSLSSTGGLKSTVDAGHVARIEWEELRSAPREPLSVRWSAPDAAERLREIGERGGRVVSLSEDSAEADVPIV; encoded by the coding sequence ATGCGTGCTGTCTGTGTCATCGGGTTGGGGTTGATCGGCGGTTCCGTGCTGCGCGCCGCGAGCGCTGCGGGCCGGGACGTGTGGGGCGCGACCGCCTCCGACGAGGACGCGGAGGCCGCTCGGGCGGCCGGCTACCGTGTCGAGAGCACCGAGGACGCGCTGGACCGTGCCGCCGCGGAGGACGCGCTGGTCGTGGTCGCCACTCCGGTGACCGCCGTGCGCGACGTGCTCCGCCTGGTTGCCTGGCACGCCCCCGAGGCGTGGTTGACCGACGTCGTGAGCGTGAAGGACCCGGTCGCGGCCGAGGTCCGCGGTCTGTTGCCCGAGGTCCGATACGCGGGCGGACACCCCATGGCCGGCGCGACCGAGTCCGGCTGGGAGGCGAGCTCGGCAGAGCTGTTCACCGGCGCCCCGTGGGCCGTGACGCTCGACGAGGAAACCGGCCTCGCCGCGTGGCGCGAGGCGGCGGCTCTCGCCCTGGACTGCGGCGCACACGTGGTACCGGCTTCGAGCGGTGCGCACGACGACGCGGTCGCGCGGATCTCGCATCTGCCGCACGTCCTCGCCGCCGTGCTCGCCGCTGCCGCCGGGACGGGCGGCCCGCTGGCGTTGTCGCTGGCCGCCGGCTCGTTCCGCGACGGCACCCGCGTCTCGGCGAGCGACCCGGAGCTGGTGCGTTCGATGACGGAAGCGAACCGTGGCGCGCTCATCGACGCCGTCGACGACGCACTCGGCAGACTGGGTGCGGCGCGGGGTTCCTTGTCCTCCACCGGCGGCCTCAAGTCCACTGTGGATGCGGGTCACGTGGCGCGGATCGAGTGGGAGGAGCTGCGGTCGGCTCCCCGCGAACCGCTCAGCGTGCGGTGGTCCGCCCCGGACGCGGCCGAGCGACTTCGGGAGATCGGCGAACGCGGGGGTCGTGTGGTGTCCCTGAGCGAGGACTCCGCGGAGGCCGACGTCCCGATCGTGTGA
- a CDS encoding M23 family metallopeptidase has protein sequence MRTSLARTTARRITLVAMAAGLFLTGATATAGAAEPAPAHQRPAVASTSESAVVPNDLPDNTWWGVTNGETTTSYNAYIPGYEFGCNGDQRHKGLDVGAATGSPIYAWGEGEVVGRGYDDGGYHRWIQVYFPDIDMSMTLGHLLDGSEMQVGDTFSQGEKWAEVGTVADGLNHAHVHYRAAEGNWGASAIGPCDDMDPFVVWDALGLPA, from the coding sequence ATGAGGACATCGCTCGCTCGCACCACAGCTCGCCGCATCACCCTCGTCGCCATGGCCGCCGGACTCTTTCTGACAGGCGCCACAGCGACGGCCGGCGCCGCGGAACCCGCTCCAGCGCATCAACGCCCCGCGGTCGCCTCGACCTCGGAGAGCGCCGTCGTACCGAACGACTTACCGGACAACACGTGGTGGGGCGTCACCAACGGAGAGACCACGACCTCGTACAACGCCTACATCCCCGGCTACGAGTTCGGCTGCAACGGGGACCAGCGGCACAAGGGCCTGGACGTGGGCGCGGCAACCGGCAGCCCGATCTACGCTTGGGGCGAGGGAGAAGTCGTGGGCCGCGGTTACGACGACGGCGGCTATCACCGCTGGATCCAGGTGTATTTCCCCGACATCGACATGAGCATGACCCTGGGCCACTTGCTGGACGGGTCCGAGATGCAGGTCGGTGACACGTTCTCCCAGGGCGAGAAGTGGGCGGAGGTCGGCACCGTGGCGGACGGCCTGAACCACGCTCATGTCCATTACCGCGCCGCCGAGGGCAACTGGGGAGCCTCCGCGATCGGCCCGTGCGACGACATGGACCCGTTCGTCGTCTGGGACGCGCTCGGCCTGCCTGCCTGA